Proteins encoded by one window of Psychromonas sp. L1A2:
- a CDS encoding urea amidolyase associated protein UAAP2: MITSSQLKAENATRSDTVPAGDYYMQVLKAGQTLRILDLEGNQAADTLFYNANDPSERYSCMDTIREQGNVYLTAGTKLLSNDGNEMLEITADTCGRHDTLGGACSTESNTVRYAIEKKCMHACRDSWLLAVAENPQYGLSKQDITHNINFFMNVPVNKEGGLSFADGISGAGKYVELTAKMDVIVLLSNCPQLNNPCNAYNPTPVEMIIWD, translated from the coding sequence ATGATTACTTCAAGCCAATTAAAAGCTGAAAATGCGACACGAAGCGATACTGTGCCTGCAGGTGATTATTACATGCAAGTACTTAAAGCAGGGCAAACATTACGTATTTTAGATCTTGAGGGTAACCAAGCTGCAGATACTTTATTTTATAATGCAAATGATCCAAGTGAACGTTATAGCTGCATGGATACCATTCGAGAACAAGGTAATGTTTATTTAACGGCGGGTACCAAGTTATTGTCTAATGACGGTAACGAAATGCTAGAAATTACTGCTGATACCTGTGGTCGTCACGATACCTTAGGTGGTGCTTGCTCAACAGAAAGTAATACCGTGCGTTACGCGATTGAAAAAAAGTGTATGCATGCTTGCCGTGATAGTTGGTTGCTCGCTGTCGCTGAAAACCCACAGTATGGTTTAAGCAAACAAGATATTACCCATAATATTAACTTTTTTATGAATGTACCGGTTAATAAAGAGGGCGGTTTAAGTTTTGCTGATGGTATTAGTGGCGCCGGAAAGTATGTTGAGTTAACCGCAAAAATGGATGTCATTGTACTGCTTTCTAATTGTCCACAATTGAATAATCCTTGTAATGCTTACAATCCAACACCAGTAGAAATGATTATCTGGGATTAA
- the atzF gene encoding allophanate hydrolase produces MTDTKQVLDNKKIIDNKKITEANKMTTQNMTISALQAAYCSGELTIEIFLAAKLQQAKDDQNNVWLSTISEKQLTEMLTSLSNKLSTQSIDDLPLYGVPFAIKDNIDLSLLPTTAGCEAYRFQPDQSAQVVQLLIEAGAIPLGKTNLDQFATGLVGVRSPWGAVKNSFNPDYISGGSSSGSAVAVANGNVSFSLGTDTAGSGRIPAALNNIVGLKATKGLLSCTGVVPACKSLDCVTLLANTVDELNQLLDITAKQDNNDCYSRENLGTDAAYQPETGFESLKIGVPEQDQLAFFGDESAQTLFASTVEQLKQAGAELVTINFQPFLDAATLLYEGPWVAERYAAIEEFFIKDPKQCLPVIETIIGGATAHSAVSAFKAMYKLQAFKVQCDAILAELDCVVTPTAGTIYSIAELEADPIQLNSNLGYYTNFMNLLDYAAIAVPAGFLASGLPFGVTFFGPAFSDRLLLNTGAKLQQLNNFTLGATEQMLSKANANKAQASSSAAEIDIAVCGAHLSGFPLNHQLTERGGYLVKSTKTTADYRFYALAGGPPFRPGLIRVTEQGVAIDVEVWRLPASTVGSFLQGIGQPLGLGKVELEDGSWVTSFICEGYAINDATDISHLGSWRAYAELNKSLIDTNEV; encoded by the coding sequence ATGACTGATACTAAACAGGTTCTTGATAATAAAAAGATTATTGATAATAAAAAGATTACTGAGGCTAATAAAATGACAACACAAAACATGACGATCAGTGCCTTACAAGCAGCCTACTGTAGTGGTGAATTAACAATAGAAATATTTTTAGCCGCTAAATTACAACAAGCCAAAGACGATCAAAATAACGTCTGGTTAAGCACTATTTCTGAAAAACAGTTAACTGAGATGTTAACGTCATTAAGTAATAAACTAAGCACCCAATCCATTGATGATTTACCGTTATATGGTGTGCCTTTTGCGATCAAAGATAATATTGATTTAAGCCTATTACCGACTACAGCAGGTTGTGAAGCGTATCGTTTTCAACCAGATCAATCAGCGCAAGTCGTGCAATTATTAATAGAAGCGGGAGCGATTCCATTAGGTAAAACTAATTTAGACCAATTTGCCACCGGGCTTGTTGGTGTGCGTAGCCCATGGGGCGCGGTTAAAAATAGTTTTAACCCTGATTATATTTCTGGTGGTTCAAGCTCAGGCAGCGCAGTCGCTGTTGCTAATGGTAACGTGAGTTTCTCATTAGGTACGGATACGGCAGGTTCAGGCCGAATACCTGCTGCACTTAATAATATTGTTGGTTTAAAAGCGACCAAAGGATTATTGAGTTGTACAGGCGTTGTACCGGCATGTAAAAGTTTAGACTGTGTGACTTTATTAGCGAATACGGTTGATGAGCTTAACCAGTTATTAGATATTACTGCCAAGCAAGATAACAATGATTGTTACTCGCGAGAAAACCTTGGTACTGATGCGGCATACCAACCTGAGACAGGCTTTGAATCATTAAAAATTGGCGTGCCAGAACAAGACCAATTAGCCTTTTTTGGCGATGAAAGTGCACAAACTTTATTTGCTAGTACGGTTGAGCAATTAAAACAAGCTGGCGCAGAACTAGTGACTATCAACTTTCAGCCTTTTTTAGATGCTGCCACATTGCTTTATGAAGGACCTTGGGTAGCCGAACGTTATGCCGCTATTGAAGAGTTCTTTATTAAAGATCCTAAACAATGCTTACCAGTGATTGAAACTATTATCGGTGGGGCAACAGCACATTCAGCGGTGAGCGCTTTTAAAGCTATGTATAAATTACAAGCATTTAAAGTACAGTGTGATGCGATTCTGGCGGAGCTAGATTGTGTTGTGACTCCAACTGCTGGCACGATTTATAGTATCGCTGAGCTTGAAGCAGATCCAATTCAGTTAAATTCTAACTTGGGTTATTACACTAACTTTATGAACTTATTAGATTATGCCGCAATTGCCGTACCTGCTGGTTTCTTAGCATCAGGGTTACCTTTTGGTGTGACTTTCTTTGGCCCTGCTTTTAGCGATCGTTTATTACTGAATACTGGCGCAAAACTACAACAACTGAATAACTTTACCTTAGGCGCAACTGAGCAAATGTTAAGTAAGGCAAATGCTAATAAAGCGCAAGCCAGCTCATCCGCTGCTGAAATCGACATTGCTGTTTGTGGCGCACACCTTTCAGGTTTTCCACTTAACCATCAGTTAACAGAGCGCGGTGGTTATTTAGTAAAAAGTACTAAGACGACTGCTGATTATCGCTTTTATGCACTGGCTGGTGGTCCTCCTTTTCGTCCTGGTTTAATTCGAGTGACAGAGCAAGGTGTCGCGATTGATGTCGAAGTGTGGCGTTTACCTGCAAGTACAGTAGGCAGTTTTTTACAGGGAATAGGGCAACCGTTAGGGCTCGGTAAAGTAGAACTAGAAGACGGCAGTTGGGTGACTAGTTTCATTTGTGAAGGTTATGCGATTAATGACGCGACAGATATTAGTCACTTAGGTAGTTGGCGTGCGTATGCCGAACTGAATAAATCATTAATAGACACAAACGAAGTATAG
- a CDS encoding ATP-binding protein: MKLFYKFFFVFFLTSFIAVSLMLVLITINLSTSFNDFVNEAEHKKIADLKSRIIAYYQENDSWDELKGNEPLWKAMLGPKAKNGNNKSQSKDDIEADDSLSALSNLLQTQQRLSLYDVDKKVVIGKPLITDNSYSEVIELNGQTIGWISLIPSELAKGSPGSQFLAQQYKSYYVIALIVIVLSLFTAWLFSRHLVAPISSLIEGTYTLIRGNYRIRIEKKTNDELALLSENVNVLADTLDKNQHSRFKWMSDVTHELKTPLTVLRGQLIGVQDGIFVADEQRVQLFIDQIDSMSHIVNDLYQLSITDVGGLTYKKESLNPIQILLQVADSFTAQFSQKELRVDCSQVAQLMADKKCIVLADKDRIRQLFVNLFENCCRYTDALGQIQISAQIIAKQVHIQIQDSAPGVPVNIQDKLFERFYRVEPSRNRGYGGSGLGLALCKQIIEAHQGTITTAESSLGGLSINITLPEHRNYRP; this comes from the coding sequence TTGAAGCTATTCTATAAATTTTTCTTTGTGTTTTTTCTCACCAGCTTTATTGCTGTCAGTTTAATGTTGGTATTAATAACCATCAATTTATCCACCAGCTTCAATGATTTTGTGAATGAAGCTGAACATAAAAAAATTGCAGATTTAAAAAGCCGAATAATTGCTTACTACCAAGAAAATGACAGTTGGGATGAATTAAAAGGAAATGAGCCTCTTTGGAAAGCCATGTTGGGACCAAAAGCAAAAAATGGGAACAATAAGTCACAATCAAAGGATGATATTGAGGCTGATGATAGCCTATCTGCACTAAGTAATTTATTACAAACACAACAAAGATTAAGCCTATACGATGTTGATAAAAAAGTAGTTATTGGCAAACCATTAATAACTGATAACTCATACAGCGAAGTGATTGAGTTAAATGGACAAACTATTGGATGGATTAGCTTAATTCCCTCTGAATTGGCTAAAGGTAGCCCCGGTAGTCAATTTTTAGCACAGCAATATAAAAGTTATTACGTAATCGCTTTGATTGTTATTGTGTTGTCATTATTTACTGCTTGGTTATTTTCAAGGCATTTGGTCGCACCAATCAGTTCGCTTATTGAAGGTACCTACACCTTAATTCGAGGTAATTATCGTATTAGAATTGAAAAGAAAACAAACGACGAATTGGCTTTGTTATCAGAAAACGTCAATGTATTAGCTGACACCTTAGACAAAAATCAACATAGCCGTTTTAAATGGATGTCAGATGTAACACATGAGTTAAAAACACCTTTGACCGTATTAAGAGGCCAACTGATTGGTGTGCAAGACGGTATATTTGTAGCAGATGAGCAGCGTGTTCAACTGTTTATAGATCAAATAGATAGCATGAGCCATATTGTTAATGACCTTTATCAGCTCTCTATTACCGACGTAGGTGGACTCACTTATAAAAAAGAATCACTCAACCCTATTCAAATACTATTGCAAGTAGCCGATAGTTTTACAGCTCAGTTTAGTCAAAAAGAACTTCGAGTCGATTGCTCACAAGTCGCCCAATTAATGGCAGATAAAAAATGTATCGTACTAGCCGATAAAGATAGGATTCGACAATTATTCGTTAACCTTTTCGAGAACTGCTGCCGTTATACTGATGCACTTGGACAAATCCAAATATCAGCACAAATCATTGCTAAGCAAGTGCATATTCAAATACAAGATTCAGCCCCAGGTGTGCCGGTAAATATCCAAGATAAATTGTTTGAGCGCTTTTATCGCGTAGAGCCTTCGCGTAACCGAGGTTATGGAGGCTCCGGCTTAGGCTTAGCATTATGTAAGCAAATTATCGAGGCCCACCAAGGAACTATCACTACTGCTGAGTCATCATTAGGTGGGTTAAGTATTAATATTACATTACCAGAGCACAGGAATTATAGGCCATGA
- a CDS encoding urea amidolyase associated protein UAAP1, with protein sequence MSNTSLSQEQLPSQQQSSIIYEDTIPGASHWSMVIPAGQILSLTDIEGGANVSMLFYNPKNLLERYNAPDTLKCQHTFKLTHGHCLYSDMGRIFCSIVRDDTQWIDSIGGVANKQKVADKWGVRNYQGDRNAWLQNGYDSLLVEVAKYGLGKRDLAANINIFSQVKTNDEGDLSFVTDHSKAGDVVELRFEMETLVVFTTCPHPMNPAADYPNRSVQLALRTAPEMSADDKCLNSSDENGRGFENNRRYNFQSTHQTFNQQHNCQHAHTYSHDSHTAKQGA encoded by the coding sequence ATGAGTAATACATCACTGTCACAAGAGCAGTTACCATCACAACAGCAATCAAGCATCATTTATGAAGATACCATTCCAGGTGCAAGTCATTGGTCAATGGTTATTCCTGCTGGGCAAATATTGTCACTAACCGATATCGAAGGTGGTGCTAATGTTTCTATGTTGTTTTATAACCCAAAAAATTTATTAGAGCGTTATAACGCGCCAGACACTTTAAAGTGCCAGCACACCTTTAAATTAACCCATGGACATTGTTTGTATTCTGATATGGGACGTATTTTTTGTTCTATTGTACGAGATGATACCCAGTGGATTGATAGTATCGGTGGAGTCGCCAATAAACAAAAAGTGGCTGATAAATGGGGCGTAAGAAACTACCAGGGCGATCGTAATGCTTGGTTACAAAATGGATACGATAGTTTGTTAGTAGAAGTGGCTAAATATGGTCTAGGTAAACGAGATTTAGCGGCGAATATCAATATTTTTAGCCAAGTTAAGACTAATGACGAAGGCGATTTAAGTTTTGTGACTGACCATAGTAAAGCAGGTGATGTTGTTGAATTACGTTTTGAAATGGAAACCTTAGTGGTCTTTACCACCTGTCCTCACCCAATGAACCCTGCAGCAGACTACCCAAATCGCTCCGTACAACTTGCTTTACGGACTGCTCCTGAAATGAGCGCTGATGATAAATGCTTAAATTCTAGTGATGAAAATGGACGTGGTTTTGAAAACAATCGTCGCTATAACTTTCAATCTACTCATCAAACATTTAATCAACAGCATAACTGCCAGCATGCACATACTTATTCACACGACAGCCATACTGCGAAACAAGGAGCATAA
- a CDS encoding ABC transporter permease — MRLMNSKPSRSMRLALNLLPFVLLLIIYTLASDARLLENPSDKLLPSWSSFADAIQRMAFEPSKRTGEYLLWVDTISSLQRLLLGVGISALIGLVIGVANGMLPLFRATLSPLVTAISLIPPMAILPILFIVFGLGELSKVMLIIIGICPILIRDLQLRTQSLPVEQLLKAQTLGANTWQIMVRVVLPQVLPPLLNAVRLTLGSAWLFLIAGEAIAATEGLGYRIFLIRRYLAMDVILPYVLWIAVLAFLMDTILRLISKRAFPWYHGKRGEE; from the coding sequence ATGCGTCTGATGAATAGTAAGCCAAGTCGCTCAATGCGACTTGCTTTAAACCTGCTACCTTTTGTCCTCTTATTAATTATCTATACGCTGGCATCAGATGCTCGTTTATTAGAAAATCCAAGTGACAAACTGTTACCTTCGTGGTCAAGCTTTGCCGATGCAATACAGCGTATGGCATTTGAACCAAGTAAACGTACCGGCGAATATCTGTTATGGGTTGATACTATCTCAAGCTTGCAACGTTTATTACTGGGTGTTGGTATTAGTGCATTGATCGGCTTAGTAATTGGCGTTGCTAATGGAATGTTGCCTTTATTTCGAGCAACGTTATCACCTTTAGTTACCGCTATTTCTTTAATCCCACCGATGGCGATATTACCTATATTGTTCATTGTGTTTGGTTTAGGTGAGCTATCAAAAGTAATGCTTATTATTATTGGTATCTGTCCGATCCTAATACGTGATTTACAACTACGTACACAATCATTACCCGTTGAGCAGTTATTAAAAGCACAGACCTTAGGTGCCAACACTTGGCAAATCATGGTCAGAGTAGTGTTACCACAAGTATTACCACCATTGTTGAATGCAGTACGTTTAACGCTAGGTAGTGCATGGTTGTTCTTAATTGCAGGGGAGGCCATCGCAGCAACCGAAGGGTTAGGATATCGTATTTTTTTAATTCGTCGTTATTTAGCGATGGATGTGATTTTGCCTTATGTACTTTGGATTGCAGTATTAGCTTTCTTAATGGACACCATTTTACGATTAATTTCTAAACGCGCTTTTCCTTGGTATCACGGTAAAAGAGGGGAAGAGTAA
- the uca gene encoding urea carboxylase: MLNTKLTTEPIKAPVQMFTKVLIANRGAIACRIIRTLSAMGIKSISIYSLADADSLHVSQADEAYSLGEGGAKQTYLNIEKVIAIAKQCGAQAIHPGYGFLSENVDFVQACEENEVIFLGPTSQQMLEFGLKHRAREIAEQANVPLLPGSDLLVDIDDALTCAEKIGYPVMLKSTAGGGGIGMQRCNSAEELNQAYDSVKRLSENNFSNSALFLEKFIVQARHIEVQVFGDGEGHAIALGERDCSAQRRNQKVIEECPAPNLDDALRKELHSTATRLAASVNYRSAGTVEFVFDQQAQQFYFLEVNTRLQVEHGVTELVYKVDLVNWMVSLAAKQLAPLVELEQNLVAKGHAIQVRLYAEDANKSFQPSAGLISHVKWATEVEQGTLRIDHWLESGTEVSPFFDPMLAKVICHSESREQALTGLKQALINSEIYGIETNKDYLHQLLSSKVVEEAKLLTQTLNQFVYAPCSIDVLSGGTQTTIQDYPGRKGYWNIGVPPSGPMDSVSFRLANTLLGNNNDAAGLEITVSGPTLRFNSATRIVLTGSTIDAVLDNVSISNGVVINVQAGQTLTLGNIKGAGSRCYLSVQGGIQCPDYLGSKSTFTLGQFGGHAGRALRTGDVLHIDDLAESSFQIAESKQAALLPGALLPATLLPEITDEWTIRVIYGPHGAPDFFCPEDIDAFFDATWKVHFNSSRTGVRLMGPKPKWARNDGGEAGLHPSNIHDNAYAVGTIDFTGDMPVILGPDGPSLGGLVCPVTIIKADLWKVGQLKAGASIRFQPISILDAQQLETQQIQQLQSGQFTEQKAPTELPETAIIKKVDKTEHNEQVVYRASGEDYLLVEYGQQVLDVALRFRVHALMLKLQDMNIAGIEELTPGIRSLQVHYDNLQLPLAQLLTLLAEAEQALGDISQLTVPSRIVHIPLSWDDYATRLAIKKYDELVRKDAPWCPDNIEFIRRINGLDSVEEVKEIVFNASYLVMGLGDVYLGAPVATPLDPRHRLVTTKYNPARTWTPENAVGIGGAYLCVYGMEGPGGYQFVGRTLQMWNRYRKTAEFEKPWLLRFFDQIKFYPVSSEELTQIRHDFPRGNYPLKIEETTFSLAEYQQSLCDAQDSIVTFKEKQQKAFEAERQRWQETGQANFVADEMTQVETDVISLTAEQRAVDSHVAGNIWKILVEPGDEVIAGQPLLILEAMKMEIEVVAPAAGIVSSLVQKEGAQVHAGQRLLILEKS, translated from the coding sequence ATGCTTAATACTAAACTTACTACTGAGCCTATTAAAGCACCGGTTCAAATGTTCACTAAGGTATTGATTGCCAATCGTGGTGCAATTGCTTGTCGTATTATTCGCACATTATCAGCCATGGGCATTAAAAGTATCTCTATTTATAGCCTCGCCGATGCCGATAGCTTACATGTTTCTCAAGCAGATGAAGCTTATTCATTAGGTGAAGGTGGTGCAAAACAAACTTATCTCAATATTGAAAAAGTGATCGCCATTGCTAAACAATGTGGTGCACAAGCGATTCATCCTGGTTATGGTTTTTTAAGTGAAAATGTTGATTTTGTGCAAGCCTGTGAAGAAAACGAGGTGATCTTTTTAGGGCCAACATCACAACAAATGTTGGAGTTTGGTCTTAAACATCGTGCCCGTGAAATCGCTGAACAAGCCAACGTGCCGTTATTACCCGGTAGTGATTTGTTAGTTGATATCGATGATGCGTTAACTTGCGCAGAAAAAATTGGTTACCCAGTGATGCTAAAAAGTACTGCTGGTGGCGGTGGTATAGGTATGCAGCGTTGTAATAGCGCAGAAGAATTAAACCAAGCATATGATTCAGTTAAAAGGTTAAGTGAAAACAACTTCAGTAACAGTGCACTTTTTTTAGAAAAATTCATCGTTCAAGCGCGTCATATTGAAGTACAAGTGTTTGGTGATGGTGAAGGTCATGCGATTGCGTTAGGAGAACGAGATTGTTCAGCGCAACGTCGTAACCAAAAAGTAATTGAAGAATGCCCAGCCCCAAACTTAGATGATGCACTACGTAAAGAGTTACATAGCACAGCAACACGCTTAGCAGCATCAGTAAACTATCGTAGTGCAGGCACAGTGGAATTTGTATTTGACCAACAAGCACAGCAATTTTACTTTTTAGAAGTGAATACACGCTTACAAGTAGAGCATGGTGTAACTGAGTTAGTGTATAAGGTTGACTTGGTTAATTGGATGGTCAGCTTAGCGGCAAAACAATTAGCACCATTAGTTGAACTTGAACAAAATTTAGTCGCCAAAGGCCATGCCATTCAAGTACGTTTATATGCCGAAGATGCGAACAAATCTTTCCAACCAAGTGCGGGGTTAATTAGCCATGTTAAATGGGCGACAGAGGTGGAACAGGGCACATTACGCATTGATCACTGGTTAGAAAGCGGTACTGAAGTCTCTCCCTTTTTTGACCCGATGTTAGCCAAAGTTATTTGTCACAGTGAGTCGCGAGAACAAGCATTAACGGGGCTAAAACAAGCGCTTATAAACAGTGAAATTTACGGTATTGAAACTAACAAAGATTACTTACATCAACTATTAAGTAGCAAAGTGGTTGAAGAGGCAAAGTTACTAACACAAACCCTCAATCAGTTTGTATACGCACCTTGTTCTATCGACGTATTAAGCGGTGGAACACAAACAACCATTCAAGATTACCCTGGTCGCAAAGGTTACTGGAATATCGGCGTACCTCCTTCAGGCCCAATGGACAGTGTGAGCTTTCGTTTAGCGAATACATTATTAGGTAATAACAATGATGCTGCCGGTTTAGAAATTACTGTGAGTGGCCCAACATTACGTTTTAACAGCGCGACACGCATCGTATTAACCGGTTCAACAATCGATGCGGTGTTAGATAATGTAAGTATCAGTAATGGTGTAGTTATTAATGTGCAAGCGGGACAAACGTTAACCTTAGGCAATATTAAAGGAGCGGGTTCTCGCTGTTATTTATCTGTACAAGGTGGTATTCAATGCCCTGATTACTTAGGCAGTAAATCAACGTTCACCTTAGGCCAATTTGGTGGTCATGCAGGTCGTGCTTTACGTACGGGTGATGTATTACATATAGATGATTTAGCTGAAAGTAGCTTTCAGATTGCTGAATCGAAACAGGCTGCTTTACTTCCTGGTGCCTTGTTACCCGCTACATTGTTACCTGAAATTACAGACGAATGGACTATTCGTGTTATTTACGGACCACATGGAGCACCTGATTTCTTCTGCCCTGAAGATATTGATGCTTTCTTTGATGCAACGTGGAAAGTTCACTTTAACTCCAGTCGTACTGGTGTTCGTTTAATGGGACCAAAACCAAAATGGGCGCGTAATGATGGCGGTGAAGCGGGTTTACACCCTTCAAACATTCATGATAACGCTTATGCAGTAGGTACGATTGATTTTACTGGGGACATGCCTGTTATTTTAGGCCCAGATGGCCCAAGTTTAGGTGGTTTGGTTTGTCCAGTTACCATCATTAAAGCGGACCTGTGGAAAGTTGGGCAGTTAAAAGCAGGTGCTAGCATTCGTTTTCAACCGATATCAATTCTTGATGCACAACAGTTAGAAACACAGCAAATTCAACAATTACAATCCGGTCAGTTTACTGAGCAGAAAGCGCCAACAGAATTACCTGAAACTGCGATTATCAAAAAAGTTGATAAAACAGAACATAACGAACAAGTGGTTTACCGCGCGAGTGGCGAAGATTACTTATTAGTGGAATACGGTCAGCAAGTGTTAGACGTGGCATTACGTTTTCGTGTACATGCATTGATGTTAAAGCTGCAAGATATGAATATTGCTGGCATTGAAGAATTAACACCGGGAATCCGCTCACTGCAAGTCCATTACGATAATTTACAACTTCCGCTTGCTCAATTATTAACTCTATTAGCCGAAGCTGAACAAGCGTTAGGGGATATTAGCCAATTAACCGTGCCATCACGTATCGTGCATATTCCTTTATCTTGGGATGATTATGCAACACGTTTAGCGATTAAAAAATACGATGAATTAGTCCGTAAAGATGCACCATGGTGTCCTGATAACATTGAGTTTATTCGTCGCATTAATGGTTTAGACTCCGTTGAAGAAGTAAAAGAAATTGTCTTCAATGCCAGTTATTTAGTGATGGGATTAGGTGATGTGTATTTAGGAGCGCCAGTAGCAACGCCGCTCGATCCTCGCCATCGATTAGTGACTACAAAATATAATCCAGCTCGTACTTGGACACCAGAAAATGCCGTGGGTATTGGTGGTGCTTATTTATGTGTTTACGGAATGGAAGGACCTGGTGGTTATCAGTTTGTTGGTCGTACTTTACAAATGTGGAACCGTTATCGCAAAACTGCAGAATTTGAAAAACCATGGCTATTACGCTTCTTTGATCAAATTAAATTCTATCCAGTAAGCAGTGAAGAATTAACTCAAATTCGTCATGATTTTCCTCGTGGTAATTACCCACTGAAAATAGAAGAAACAACATTTAGCTTAGCAGAATATCAACAAAGCTTATGTGATGCTCAAGACTCGATTGTGACTTTTAAAGAGAAGCAACAAAAAGCCTTTGAAGCAGAACGTCAACGTTGGCAAGAAACGGGTCAAGCTAACTTCGTTGCGGATGAAATGACACAAGTTGAAACGGATGTCATTAGCCTAACGGCAGAACAACGTGCTGTTGATAGCCATGTGGCAGGTAATATTTGGAAAATATTAGTAGAGCCGGGTGACGAGGTGATTGCAGGGCAACCGTTATTAATACTTGAAGCGATGAAAATGGAAATTGAAGTGGTGGCACCAGCCGCAGGGATTGTCTCAAGCCTTGTACAAAAAGAAGGTGCACAAGTACATGCAGGACAACGTTTATTGATTTTGGAGAAAAGCTAA
- a CDS encoding response regulator — MKKQTILIVEDEAHIAEILIAYCQNAGYLVEHHCSGKEVVGFVEDNSIDLMLLDLMLPDIDGLEICKKIRSFSELPIIMITAKGEEIDKLLGLEFGADDYICKPFSPREVMARVKTVLRRAGNNNEIDATQVIKHSGFEMKINAFEVTFKGQFLDLTPREFLIVRLFLENSGRVFSREEILVYAYSDTFDISDRNIDTHIKNIRKKINKIAPEVDPISSVYGIGYKFNKLS; from the coding sequence ATGAAAAAACAGACTATTCTCATTGTTGAAGATGAAGCTCATATCGCAGAGATACTGATCGCTTATTGTCAAAATGCAGGTTACTTAGTCGAACACCACTGTAGCGGTAAAGAGGTGGTTGGTTTTGTTGAAGATAATAGTATTGACCTGATGTTGCTTGACTTAATGTTACCCGATATTGATGGCTTGGAGATCTGTAAAAAAATCAGATCCTTCTCAGAACTACCTATCATCATGATCACTGCAAAAGGCGAAGAAATTGATAAACTACTCGGCTTAGAATTTGGCGCAGATGATTATATTTGTAAACCCTTTAGTCCAAGGGAAGTGATGGCGAGAGTTAAAACCGTATTACGCCGAGCGGGTAATAATAATGAGATTGATGCTACACAAGTCATTAAACACTCTGGATTTGAAATGAAAATAAATGCCTTTGAAGTGACCTTTAAAGGACAGTTTTTAGATCTAACACCAAGGGAATTTTTAATCGTTCGACTTTTTTTAGAAAACAGTGGTCGTGTATTCAGCCGAGAAGAAATATTAGTGTATGCCTACAGCGACACTTTTGATATCTCCGACCGTAACATCGATACTCATATCAAAAACATTCGTAAAAAAATTAACAAAATCGCACCTGAAGTAGACCCAATAAGCTCAGTATATGGCATTGGTTATAAGTTTAATAAATTGTCCTAA
- a CDS encoding ABC transporter ATP-binding protein, which yields MNDSSAEKTAQPIIEIKQVWKEYGDHIVLEKLNLNVQAGEFVSIVGASGCGKTTLLNMLLGTESQSRGEILLDGEPMPTEPNATRGIVFQKYSAFPHLNALENVMLGAEFADAPLLGKVFGTPRKKIKEQALEMLTAVGLADAAMRYPNELSGGMQQRLAIAQALIKEPRILLLDEPFGALDPGIRKDMHKLVSELWQKRGLTIFMITHDLSEGFSLGSRVWVLDKPRIDPQQPERYGAQIVYDIALNATQAMPSSIQTLIEKQATAKSAVQENTHE from the coding sequence ATGAATGATTCATCTGCTGAAAAAACAGCTCAACCCATTATTGAAATCAAACAAGTATGGAAAGAGTACGGCGACCATATCGTTCTTGAGAAACTTAACTTAAATGTACAAGCAGGCGAGTTTGTTAGCATTGTTGGCGCATCAGGTTGTGGTAAAACAACGTTGTTAAATATGTTGTTAGGGACAGAGTCTCAAAGTAGAGGTGAAATTTTACTTGATGGCGAGCCTATGCCAACAGAACCTAATGCCACGCGAGGGATCGTGTTTCAGAAATACTCTGCTTTTCCGCATCTTAATGCATTAGAAAATGTGATGTTAGGAGCTGAATTCGCTGATGCACCTTTACTTGGTAAAGTATTTGGTACTCCACGTAAAAAAATTAAAGAACAAGCACTAGAGATGTTAACGGCTGTTGGTCTGGCTGACGCAGCAATGCGTTACCCAAATGAATTATCAGGCGGTATGCAACAGCGTTTAGCGATTGCGCAAGCGTTAATAAAAGAACCTCGTATTTTGTTACTTGATGAACCTTTTGGTGCACTCGATCCGGGTATTCGGAAAGATATGCACAAATTAGTGAGCGAGTTATGGCAAAAACGCGGCTTAACTATCTTTATGATCACCCATGATTTGTCTGAAGGCTTTAGTTTAGGATCTCGCGTCTGGGTGTTAGATAAACCACGAATCGACCCACAACAGCCAGAGCGCTACGGAGCACAAATCGTTTACGATATTGCGCTTAACGCTACACAGGCTATGCCATCATCAATACAAACATTAATAGAAAAACAAGCAACAGCCAAAAGTGCTGTTCAGGAGAATACTCATGAGTAA